The Lathyrus oleraceus cultivar Zhongwan6 chromosome 5, CAAS_Psat_ZW6_1.0, whole genome shotgun sequence genome includes the window agcattggcgcctcctcatgatGAGCCCAATGTAGGCGCCAATGGCTTGGGCGCCTCCTCTTGATGTTTAAGAGATGCGCCGGTTTATCTGGCGCATCCTCTTTTAAATGTGGTTATTTTGGaggaaaaaaaattaaaaattttgttattttagaattatttttgaaatagttggttattttaaaaaaaatcatttatgaTAATGAATAATAACcaataataattataaaaaattataaaattgttagatttatttatttattcattactttttttaatatgtattttaacattaaaaaaaacttttattttGAGAGAAAGGAGTATATATAATTAGAAAAAATTAAAATAGCAATAAAATTAAAAAGATAAAATTTAGTCATTAAAATTTTCCTTTCTAACCATTAGCTAGGAAACTATTGACAAATTTCACTTTTTTTCTTAATTTAAATATCTgttattttaaaataaattctAATAGGAATGTATAAAGTTTGTAAAATGTGGTTCTCAAGTAAAAAATTCTCATTATTGCAATATCAAAAATGTTATTTTAACACTAAAAGTTACATTTACATTACCGTAAATACtgaaatattataataataaatttcttttttaatattttcttaatattttttaaaagattctttttgaaattaaaaattacAGATATAAAATTGtatgattaattaattttataatttcATTAACCAATATTTTACGTATTATTAATCAACTTTATTTTActattaaatattatttttaatatctgaACGATAATTAACAAATTTCATCACTTTATTAACTATTTTTTTTTGTTGATCAACTTTATTTTATTACtgaaaattatttttaatatcttaccatttattaatcaattttatcATTTCGTTAatcaattttttatattttattaaccaactttattTTATTACAAAAAATTCAATATCCATGCATTGTGTAAGAACATTGTTCACCTTACACTGTTCATATATTATTCATAAAAgtatattattttattttttaaaaatattgttCACCTTATAAATAGGGTGAACAACACATATGGTGTTAAAATTTGGTGTAATGTTGGTGTCAACATAGTATATCTGTTGCAATATAAGGAATGTTATTCTTATACCCATAATATAATTATATTATGTAGACTAATACTTGCATCAAAACTATTCACTTATTCTTACGGTAAATagtacttttttatttttttataagtAAAAAATAATACgtataaaaaatatttttatttttaaaattatttttataacaTAAATTTACAAATTATGATTAACTAATTTTATTATTGTATTAACTACAAAAATATAAGTTATGAACACATATTTTCTTTAAAATTCATTAATTAAATTGACTACTTCATTAATCAATAAATGTCATAATATTAATGATGTTCTGACATTACAATATGAAATATAATAATCAATCTTTAAACTCTATTATATTTCATATTTTAAAGTCAGAACTTGGTTAATGTTATGGAATTTATGATTAATGGAATAGTAAATTTAACTAATAAATTATAAGTAAAATATATGGTTAATAAtctatattttatatttaatacAATAATAAAATTGACTAATCacaatataaaaataattttaaaaataaaaatatcttttataaatatttttttaattataaaaataaaaataaaaatattattcaGTGTTAGACTTAAGTATTGATATACTGCAGCTGATGTAAATCTGTTAGAATATATATGATAAACTAAACTTAAACTCTTACCTAAGATGATCAATGAATGCAAATGAAGTTGGTGAAGGGTAAAAGGTGAAAACTATAAAACTCACCATAGCTTTCCCACATAGGGCTGAAACTCAAAATAAATCCAAGGTAGTTTCAGTATTGCTGCATGGTAAGTTCGTTAACAAATCCACCATATGAAGCAATCAGACTCTGATCCATCTCGAAAAGCGTTCCATTTTTATCAACGGAAGAATACTAGCAAGATATTTTAGGCTGTAGCTGCAGCACACAAAGGATAATAGACTACACCAATCATTATTACAAAAAATCAATGATCAACTGTCCTTTAGCGACGCGCTCAACTTACTTTGCATCAAACGGCTCCCCCACCTCCAACTAAGACTCTACTCATTTAAAAGGGTATGGTAAAATTTCTGACACCTGGCACGTGCATGTGGGGCTTTGGAGTTCATAGAAGAAAGTAATTTTAGGGCAAAGTTAGCATTCTCATAATTCCACTCAATGTATTTTATAACCTAAAATATTTCTGCTCTGCAAAAATCATTCATGCACCACATGAAAAGCTAATTATTCTTGCTATTTTTTTCAACTTCATTGGTGCATATGATATGAGTGGAGCCTCTTCCATCTCATACCCCAAATTTAATGTTGTATTTCAAAGTTAAATTGTATCCTAATGTTTCTAAAATATAtattagaaaataaaaaaaaactaatgCGGCGTCAGTTGAAATccaataaaaaaaataaaaactacATCAATAGTGCAACCCAATAACATTCTAGTAGATGCAATTTAGATAATGATAATCTTTATAGAAAAAAATACTAGTCTTTAGAATTagaattaaaattattattaataataataataatacgGCTTTTTCAACTAAGTGGCACGTAGCGAATCTTGTTACAATTATCAATAGTACCATGTGAGTCTCTTTTCTAATTTGGAATCAAGATCTTTCCTAAATAGGAAACTTAAACTATAAACCACTAGAATTAAAAGCTCAACTACTTTGTGATGATAAAAGAAAGGATAAAGCTTCACCTATCCATATGGTTTTCCTTTTTTTAATTGCTCAGGTGATTTTGTTTTAATCTGTACCATATGTAAATTTCAATTATTATTTTTCTTTAATTGCATTAAATAAACAACCGTATACACAACTTGAGTAAGATGAGTATAAACTATTctacaatttttttttaatatatttagGTAAATAATTTATTGTCATACATGATGAGATGATATATACAAAATTTTCATGTAAAAAGTCACCGCCTCAAAAGTGTGACTTTACTATTGTCCATTCCCAACATCActattttattcattttttcaCTATTCTCTCTTCATTCTCACCAATCTATCTATCACAAGCCTTCACTCACTCCAACTTCACAGTCTGATATCAATTCCCTCTCTCTCTTTCCTCTGCTCATCTTCTGTTTTTTCTCTGTTTTTTCAGTTACCCTTTAAATACTTGTCCATCTTTTTCTCCTTTCCCTCCATCTTCACCTTTTGTTTCTATCTTTATTCTCTTCACATCACAAAAATGGACTGTAATAACCATTTGAAATCTTCCTCCTCATCATCAGAGGAACAGATTGAcatgatgttgatgatgatgatgcaacTCCCTGAATTCTCTTCATCCAACAACAACAATGAATTTCCACCGTCAGATCAAGACTTCTATAACACACGTCCTCTTTCAGATTTAATCGATAACCCTCCAAATCCATTCCCTTGgtcatcatcttcatcttcatcactacCCTTACAATCAACAAACAATATCTCTTTCACTAATAACAACTCCACTACTCCGTTAATCCTTCAGCAGCAGCAACAAACCCCACCGTTAATGTTTTCGAACGCGAACAACACCGACGCTGTTACGAATCCGAACCGTTACGGTGCGGCTGAGAAGAGAACCTCGATGGCCGCGATGAGGGAGATGATATTCCGAATAGCAGCGATGCAACCGATTTACATAGACCCGGAATCAGTAAAACCGCCAAAGAGAAGGAACGTGAAGATCTCAAAGGATCCTCAGAGCGTAGCAGCAAGACACAGAAGAGAAAGAATAAGCGAGAAAATAAGAATACTCCAGAGAATGGTGCCCGGTGGAACGAAGATGGATACTGCATCAATGTTGGATGAAGCTATTCATTATGTTAAATTTCTCAAGACACAGTTGAAGACATTGCAGGAACATGCCAACAATAACAGGACTGTTGCTGGTTCTGGGATAGGGTTCCCTGTTTCATTGCCTAAACCTTATCAAGCTCGTAGTGTTGATCATTATGGTGATTAATTTTGTTGCTTAAGTTTTAATTAGTATTTATAAGTTTAACTACCTACATGTGAGTCATCAGTTAATTATTAAATATAGTACTCTATTTTAAGGTTTAGTTCTTTAACCTATTTAGAATATTTAGCATAATTTGGTTGTAGTAATGTActtgtttttattttatattaGTAAACAAAATGGTGATAAAATTTACACCTATAATTATGATAATCAAGTTTGAATTCTGATTAGTGCCGTCTCAATTTTTCTGTATAGATTAATCAAAGTCCTATATAGATTAGTCAAAATTTAATTATGAAAAGAAATATAAGTCCTATTTAactattatttaattattataaatatttttctGTATTAGTTCTCATGCAGTTGACTATCAACTTAATAATATCGGGTTTTGTTAgttaaattaaaatttataatttatgTGGCTGATTATAATTAATTATTGGTATTTTTCTAATTTCCTGTTAAAATTATTTGGCCAAGTTGTCTATTTGTTATTTTGATTATTCGATTTTAATATAATTATTTGAATATTATATTAAAAGCGATATTGGAATGAGTGTGCGCGTGGAAGAAAGGAAAACAATAATATTCTAAAGACAGCAGAATAGGGGATAACTCTATTGATTGAATAAATAATGGAGAAAATGATTTATAgtatttttttattaatatatttaatcATTGAATCttgtttgaaattttttatttcaCGTGTTATATTTTAATTAGATAAAGGAGTACTAGTAGTAAACTAAACATTCTAGCATTAAAATACTTGTTCTAAATATATTAAAAACTAGTAGTATTAATAAAAGATTGTAATATATGAAATGTTATGTTTCTTAAGTATAAACATTTTTGGAGTATGGAAGCAGGGAGCAATGTGCCAAACATGGTTAAACGGAAGTTTTAGGCTCCCGGTTTTGGGTACAGATGTACGGTCATATTGAAAACAGCCCGGTGCATGGTTTTCTGAAGTGACAAAAAGTAATGGAAGATTTTTTTTAATAAGTGCATCGATATTgttttattttatgatgattaTCTATATTTATCTACCGTCCAATTATTTAGTGTTTTTTTAGAGgcatatataatattatattatCTATAATGAAAAAAAGTACTAAGATCAAACTAGATGAGAAAAAAATGAGATTGATAATAGCATAAGAGGGACTAAAAATCAAGAAAAAAGAATCGAAAGAAAGAAAATACAACTAAAGAACAAACACTACCCAAAACAAAGTCAATAGCTAAACTACAAAAGAGAAAATAACTAATATCAGAAACAGaaacaacaataaaaaaaacataGGTTAGATCTCTTCGTTAAGAGACAAAAAAAACAACAATCAATCACCACCAAAACAACAAGAATACACTAAAAGGAGACCGAAGATACTCAGGGCGCTATCTGCTTAGATGCATAATAGGGTTCTCGAGTCATTCTAAAAAAAGCACAAGAGTTCCCCACAAACCTACCAATATACCATTTTCAAGTCAAATGAGTACCCATGTCTTCCATATCCTCTGAAATCACTAATTTATCAGAGAACACAATATCACTCACAtaataatgtcatgacatttaTTCGACATTGTACTCCTTCAACATTTATTTCATCCAGAGTATTTGAGTGCAACTAATTCCTACAACAATGCATTAAGCTTCTACAGTAGATAACAAGACACGATTATGCTTCTTGTTGAATGATGAGATTAAATTGTTGCCAAGAAAGAAACATCTATCGGATGTGCTCTTTCTATCATCAGGACTCCCAGCCcaatctgcatcacaataccctACCAATATTGAATTGGTATCATGAGAATATAGAATTTCATAGTCACAGGTTCCACTTATGTACTTCATGATTCTTTTCACTTGATTCAGATGAGTGGCTTTGGGTTTAGCTTGGTATCTTGCATATACTCCTATAGCAAAAGTGATGTCATGTCAGCTTGATGTATGATATAAAAGACTTCATATCATACTTCtatagagactttgatctacGTAAACTCAATTTTCATCTTTTGATAACTTCGCATGAGTTGCAGCTGGAATTCTCTTCTGGTTAACCTTGTCAAGACTAAATTTCTTCACTATACTCTTTGCATACTTACTTTGGGATATAAAAATGTTATCTTCCATTTGCTATACTTGAAGACCTATAAAGTAAGTGGTTTCTCTTacaagactcatctcaaactcagactccatttgtttaacaaaatgttccACCATCTTGTCTGACATCCCACCAAAGActatgtcatcaacataaatatGGGTTATCATGAGTTTTTCTCCatcattcttcacaaatagagttttATCTTTTCGTCTTCTATTGTACGCATTATTGATTAGCAATTTCAATTAacctctcataccaagctcttggagcATGCTTTAATCCATATAGTGATTTCTTCAGCTTGTACACTTGTTTTAGAAAGCTAGGAACAATGAAtccctttggttgttcaacataaacttcttcattaAGATATCTATTCAAAAAGGCAtttttaacatccatttgatataatatAAATTTCATCATATAGGAAATTCCAAGtaataatctaatggactcaagtCTAGAAAATGGAGCAAATGACTCATCAAAATATACTGCTTCTAATTGAGTGTGCCCTTGAGCAACTAAATGTGCCTTGTTCCTTATCACATTACCACTTTCATCAGATTTTTTTCTTGAAAATCCATTTGTTACCAATGACATTCATATCTTCGGGTCTAGGAACTAATTCCCaaacttttttctttttgaacTGACACAGTTCttcttgcataacattgatccaGAATTCACCAATCAAAGCTTCCTTGATGTTCTTAGGTTAAATCTTTAAAATAAAACATGTGTTAGCAGTCATCTCTCTGGATCTGGTAATAACTTATTCATTCAAATTTCCTATGAAATTTTAATGGGATGATCCTTTTGATTTTTGTTTAATGGTCCCTTGTTGATTTGTGGATATTTATAAATTGTGCTTTCAAGCTCAATTTTAAACACCTTGGGTAGGACATCTGTTGGGGCACCAGTCTGTTGAGGAGAAACATCATCTTCATTTTCGTCTTCTTTCTTATCTTTATAAGTATCATCAATGACAATATTTATTAATTTCATCATAGTCTTGGTACATTTGTGTTGAATgagtttttaagtgtcgggtttttggttttagtcacggtatcttgcataaaagtgtaagaaaatgcggtaaaagatttggttttaatatttgagaaatattgccaaagttagggttcgacgatcactttgcatgtatatgttcgatcaacaaaacttataaactcctttagatgataaactatttcacaaagtccccccaatgtgtttatctctaacacacattgtgagttttcccattttgatccattgtttatctctaacacaatctatcaaaatgacaactttttggttcaaccttatggtgaacaaaatcattcattactatctctagctaacaaacaagattggatgaaaacctaggtaaagagttggtaaacatctctcgatcataaaccaacacaaagagttttcaataaaacaaagttttcaccatatattcatcattaaagagtttacaaatgaagatcatctcatatacacacaaagcttatgaccatctacatctaaccttgacaagatgaagaacttagctactcattttcatggtagcttggtcaacaagtttcagaagaaggttgatcaacatccgagtcgaataatcgagattggatgggaatccaccttctttttgtgaaagattgttaagagatgaagagaaatgatttctaggtcacaaagtatctctagagcaatgctggaaaaatatctcaaaagtacaaaagtatggaggtgtaaggtatggctccaaaaagtagcccctgctacttatagtgctgctactgagctgtcatgctcgctaggcgagcagaatggctcgcctagcgagccccaaaatgaggcacctgaggcacctgcaCCCAAAGAAATATCCTTTTCCAGATTGGCATGTTTGCTAGGCaaacaaaaccttcgctaggcgaagcccacgcttcacccttcgctccagcgagcttaggaggttttgctactggaattgctcgctgggagctcgctaatggctcgcctagcgagtgagtgctggctgcgcttttgaccaagtctggatgtgttcgctacacccttcgttggctgctcgcctagcgagtttgttgatgtttgctactgtaaaatactggagctcttcgctGGATTCTCactgggtgctcgcctagcgagctcttcgccacagccctcgcctagcgagcaagctgatgaatgcatcctttttttggtccctttgccaactttcttatggcttcattttctattatttcatgcctaattcctgcacaataacacacaaatcaaaggtaccaagatcgtttatcattgtattgcaattcatctaaaacaaaggtggtttcgaacactttagcaaggaaatggagtgaaagatgcccatatttgatagctcaaataagcatttttgggtatctaacaactctccccaactagattcttgcttgtcctcaagcaaagtatgcctcttgaaggaaaagaggatttgcattaagaaaaatgtttctccgaaatcggataaaacggctcaaacacaagcgaatcagcagatacaaatttccaacggttagaataaaataatacacaagaactaaaacttagtagcaatgcgaaatatgtatctatccacaacaatattatcttgaatgaatcaccctatctctcctcttcgaataaggattgaagaaattacgcgtttgcaaccgcgggaataatctcactctccaacaaacaatgaagaaatcaattcaattcatacaatgtctaacaattataaatggtaatgtggaagcacgaagatcactaaggacttttcggttgaagcttggttaggttaacaaacaagggtcatttctaaggccattgaaaacgaaattgccgatgcaaaagagacattcactgtacattattcacacatctcaacttcgttccatttatttctcatttgaaaccttcacaactcttatttcacaactcaatttttgtttttcactatttttcttccaagcaagcattcattttcattttctctatttttttctttctttcacatcatatttacaaaagagatgtttctcttttctatattttatatatttttttttatgcttgctcggtttttcaagagttgtggcacttaccgattctcattttcgttctccccaacttatttcttactcaccctaagtgaatgctcttgactttttacggcaaaagaacaattatcaaaattttccgggtttcaagaaaaaaagatttttgaaatctcgctttatttcaagctgagattcaactgtttaagctcaaaggggttaacgaatactctctctgctcacaggtaagttgtatttggaactggttgtgctcgatagaaaacaagtgccttgatcatttctaattgcttccacatattcacaataataaaagacaaagcatgaatcaaatgaatcaacaaagcttattagaatccagcatttaagtgtacaaatggaggtttcctcacaatttgtggttttaagtcctagatgaaacattcattcaattatgttgcaaaaagacaatattcaattacaaaaaagagtatAGTTCttaatgttggtgtaagccctagaggccaatattttttggtacttgtatcaaattatttattaataataaaaggcattttctttattatggttgattaataaagtccctggaatagatagtccgtttaatgtattaagtgtgacttaatcatgagaacacattaaacataaggacactattcttaaagtatccgtagtcgagctttagtgtgaagtgggataacattaaagcattaagactattatgtttgtagactgatgatcacatctcatggatcatggataaagagttatcaagtcttaaacataggtatgaatgttaggagtaatatttataccggattgacccgctatgagaatactatatagaaagttatgcaaagtgtcataagttattctcatggtgataatggtgtataccactcttcgacctgaaaccactatggaccctagatgtggagtcgagtgctttattgctgatccaacgttgtccgtaactggataaccataaagacagttgatgggtactccacgaagcatgctgagggacatgagtgacctagatggaatttgcccatcctgcataacaggataaatgtctatgggcccaatattaaactggacaaggatgacacggtctatgccttgtgttcaatatagacataagggcaaaagggtaattatacacataagtattatcaaagaaggttttgtcagatcacatgacattttcgtgtcttgggtagcagtgatgtgttgctagataccgctcactatttattatgttaaatgcgtgatttaatataattgccaacgtcacgaaaacctacagggtcacacacaaaggacggattgatgagagatagagtaactaaggaataccgtaaggtacggtgcccttaagtgaattatagaacatcgtaaggtacattgtacttgagtagaatacgaaatatggtaaggtaccatgggcttaagtgattttgggcatattataagatatgggccaaaatacacttaagtgggccttttagcttgaagcccacacaagtggttctataaatagaacccttgtgc containing:
- the LOC127088125 gene encoding transcription factor HEC2, whose product is MDCNNHLKSSSSSSEEQIDMMLMMMMQLPEFSSSNNNNEFPPSDQDFYNTRPLSDLIDNPPNPFPWSSSSSSSLPLQSTNNISFTNNNSTTPLILQQQQQTPPLMFSNANNTDAVTNPNRYGAAEKRTSMAAMREMIFRIAAMQPIYIDPESVKPPKRRNVKISKDPQSVAARHRRERISEKIRILQRMVPGGTKMDTASMLDEAIHYVKFLKTQLKTLQEHANNNRTVAGSGIGFPVSLPKPYQARSVDHYGD